TTCGCCCTGCTGCGCGACGACGGCACGACGATGAGCGCCTGCTGGATCTTCGCCGGCTGCTGGACGCAGGCGGGCAACCAAATGGCCCGGCGCGACAACACCGACGCGGGCCTCGGCAACACGCCGGGCTGGGCCTGGGCGTGGCCGGCCAACCGCCGCATCATCTACAACCGCGCCTCCTGCGACCCGTCGGGCAAGCCCTGGGACCCCAAGCGCAATCTGATCGCGTGGAACGGCACCGCCTGGGCGGGCGCCGACGTGCCGGACTTCAAGGTGGACTCGCCGCCGGCCGACGGCATGAACCCCTTCATCATGAACCCGGAGGGCGTCGGGCGGCTGTTCTGCACCGACAAGCTGGTGGACGGCCCCTTCCCCGAGCATTACGAGCCGATGGAAAGCCCGCTCGGCACCAACCCGCTGCACCCGAAGGTGGTCAGCAGCCCGGCGGTGCGCATCTTCAAGGCCGACCGCGAGCGTCTGGGCACCCATGACCAGTTCCCCTATGTCGGCACCACCTACCGCCTGACCGAGCATTTCCAGTTCTGGACCAAGAGCGTGCGGCTGAACGCCATCGCACAGCCGGAGCAGTTCGTGGAGATCGGCGAGACGCTGGCGGCGGAGAAGGGCATCCAGGCCGGCGACTGGGTCCAGGTCTCCTCCAAGCGCGGCCACATCAAGGCCAAGGCGGTGGTGACCAAGCGCATCAAGGCCCTGAAGGTGGCGGGCCGCACCGTCCACCAGATCGGCATCCCCCTGCACTGGGGCTGGGAGACGGTGGCCAGGAAGGGCTTCCTGTCCAACACGCTGCCGCCCGCCGTCGGCGACTGCAACACCCAGACCCCGGAATACAAGGCGTTCCTCGTGAACGTCGAGAAGATCGGAGTGGCGTAAGTCATGGCACTGCAATCCCTCGATATCCTGCGCCGGTCCGCCACCCCGACGCCGACCCCGCAGGCCCGCAACCCGCAGGAAGTGGCCAAGCTGATCGACACCACGGTCTGCATCGGCTGCAAGGCCTGCCAGGTCGCCTGCTCGGAATGGAACGAGCTGCGCGCCGAGGTCGGCACCTGCGTCGGCGTCTACGACAACCCGACCGACCTGTCCTCGCAGGCCTGGACGGTCATGCGCTTCAACGAGGTGGAGGAGAAGGGCAAGCTGGAGTGGCTGATCCGCAAGGACGGCTGCATGCACTGCGCCGACCCCGGCTGTCTGAAGGCCTGCCCGTCGCCGGGCGCCATCGTGCAGTTCAAGAACGGCATCGTGGACTTCCACCAGGAGAACTGCATCGGCTGCGGCTATTGCATCTCCGGCTGCCCGTTCAACGTGCCGCGCCTCAGCCCGGCCGACAGCAAGGCCTACAAGTGCAACCTGTGCTCCGACCGCGTGGCGGTGGGGCAGGAGCCGGCCTGCGTCAAGACCTGCCCGACCGGGGCCATCCAGTTCGGCAGCAAGGAGGACATGATCGAGGTCGCCCAGACCCGCATCACCGACCTCCAGTCGCGCGGCTACGACCAGGCGGGCCTCTACGACCCCGCCGGGGTGGGCGGCACCCACGTCATGTACGTGCTGCACCACGCCGACAAGCCGGCGCTCTACTCCGGCCTGCCGGACAACCCGTCGATCAGCGCCGTCGTCGGGGTGTGGAAGGGCATGCTGAAGCCGCTGGCGACGCTGGGCGTCGCCGCCGCCGGCCTGTTCGGCTTCTTCCATTACATCACGGTCGGCCCGAACCGCGCCGATGACGAGGACGAGGCGGATCACGGCACGCCGCCGGTCCCGCCCGCTCAAGGAACCAAGCATAAGGAACGGGAGAACGCGCTGTGAAGACGTCGGAAAAGCTGATCCAACGCTACTGCGCCGCGGAGCGCATCAACCACTGGATCGTGGCGGTCTGCTTCGTGCTGCTCGCCATCTCCGGGCTGGCCTTCTTCTACCCGGCCTTCTTCTGGCTGACCGGCGTGTTCGGCACGCCGCAGCTCGCCCGCATCGTCCATCCCTTCGTCGGGGTGGTGATGTTCCTGGCCTTCGCCCGCCAGTTCTTCCGCTACGCCCACCACAACCTCATCAACAAGGAGGATGTGACGTGGATGATGTCGGTGAGGGAGGTGATGAAGGGCAACGAGGTCGGCGACATCGGCCGCTACAACGGCGGCCAGAAGGGCATGTTCTGGGTCATGGTGCTGTGCATGATCCTGCTGCTGGTGTCGGGGGTGATCGCGTGGCGGCCCTATTTCGCGGGCTATTTTCCGATTCCGATCATCCGCGTGGCGCTTCTGGTCCACGCCGC
The Azospirillum brasilense genome window above contains:
- the fdxH gene encoding formate dehydrogenase subunit beta translates to MALQSLDILRRSATPTPTPQARNPQEVAKLIDTTVCIGCKACQVACSEWNELRAEVGTCVGVYDNPTDLSSQAWTVMRFNEVEEKGKLEWLIRKDGCMHCADPGCLKACPSPGAIVQFKNGIVDFHQENCIGCGYCISGCPFNVPRLSPADSKAYKCNLCSDRVAVGQEPACVKTCPTGAIQFGSKEDMIEVAQTRITDLQSRGYDQAGLYDPAGVGGTHVMYVLHHADKPALYSGLPDNPSISAVVGVWKGMLKPLATLGVAAAGLFGFFHYITVGPNRADDEDEADHGTPPVPPAQGTKHKERENAL
- a CDS encoding formate dehydrogenase subunit gamma, whose product is MKTSEKLIQRYCAAERINHWIVAVCFVLLAISGLAFFYPAFFWLTGVFGTPQLARIVHPFVGVVMFLAFARQFFRYAHHNLINKEDVTWMMSVREVMKGNEVGDIGRYNGGQKGMFWVMVLCMILLLVSGVIAWRPYFAGYFPIPIIRVALLVHAASALVLIASIIVHVYAALWVQGTIRAMVEGVVTHAWARKHHPRWFRQVTGKETGH